In Xiphias gladius isolate SHS-SW01 ecotype Sanya breed wild chromosome 16, ASM1685928v1, whole genome shotgun sequence, a genomic segment contains:
- the LOC120801268 gene encoding alsin-like isoform X4, giving the protein MEKREESPAYEQDPAPPERGLLNIWQSAGPSEQLCPERVLLSRPVLQASLGEHHGLLLTQGGQVYSFGELLWRDLSIPASAPVLEVSLLGKTVVRVAAGGFHCGALSEQGTIYMWGENTAGQCGLTDRGAVTNITVSEPCPVSVVDSEVVPPAVVRVVDLACGREHSLALSSQNELWAWGSGCQLGLVTNTFPVWRPQKVEHLAGRHVIQVACGAYHSLALVRSLAPQNYNTRNPPEKWERGQSPHYSVTEREEPFTVDDAHYCPLGVELTEVLTGETSPGRRGPRRRLQPGGRSAGSSSGPGASSCPFPKDRKFTTKQENLPVSANLKPDGHADHLTQTDSSPKSHPLSGWGANKNSVFPDEMELQNLLQKLSGHSLETQHTTGPGDTDSLSSHTSDDSCVSSTPSVDLFTSSYKDELPIKSQTHNNSGVSGPYSSSPVCLEEVQLCLEAENKALQEQKSSSLTNINQKGKTAINRRRSLPGTPTHGRNGSPRRRRHCACRPSSAGRTQAAAPEETGDGLPSLETEVWSWGRGSEGQLGHGDQLARLQPLCIKSLKGEEVIKVAAGSHHSMALSAQCQVYSWGSNMCGQLGHVNSPVTVPHKAKLSNGLRVWDVSAGQSHSLLLADGECVQPILLYCGQHQEPTSAQSQRSCRRLPNRVESYTVRPTLLPLCMEMGYISSVCCGGQSCAVLADQNVMGFIAAIHELASRERHFYCWLSNVRKLLLTPLRNREGVCPSLGKPCTHLFFSLCESFVRLSVLIGRHSTSLSYFLHDVQGRDVTSLPLLTHTEHFLDIYKEYCSALGNFQVMGGFQSLHKLSIECLGSQQTMLTQLCVSDQSASGDVDLVSLLYWPLQQLHQYSRALLKLAACYDVLTIEYQSLHQGCSQYESLSLSLLRRKKEAETTFLFWKSHSGKNTEVLRLPQRRVVCESSGNRSLTLQNAGRFSNHWFILFNDALVHTQFSTHHIYPLTCLWVKPVTENSSGLYAIKITCPEESFTLVASTPQEKNKWLRSLNQAVDQVLGGGGKGSSPGMTAMSRTASYTFTGEGRFKDAQYTGGWLAGRVHGRGTMKWPDGRTYTGNLKSGLEDGYGECIIPNKVLNKPESYHGHWRDGKIHGFGKYKYASGEVYEGCFCDGQRHGYGMLSSGKQVRTSSSVFIGQWVQDRKTGYGVYDDITRGEKYMGLWQDDQWHGSAVVVTQYGVYYEGTFKENRMSGPGLLVSDDDTAFHGEFSDDWNVNGKGVLSLANGDCLEGLFSGEWSTGLKVVGTYTKPAADEPENRDRNRLFRLGQYVVPAGQRWSCVFNECWSRLGCDAAGRGERTTAWENIAVTITTAQRHSPDLSRSQSKVLECLEFIPQHGEPVTTANYDNIRRYLIKACETPIHPLGWLVETLVTVYRMTYVGVGSNRRLLRQAVQEVQAYLTQYYSIVRFLFPGLPDDGGVIPDPPASPSKSRHNSNTAEQSVVVVSCSSLLLPLLLPQLYPPLFTLYCLQEEQQEAQYWERILRLNRQPDQSLLSFLGVQEKFWPVWMSILGEKKQIVSSSKDACFVSAVETLQQISTTFTPSDKLLVIQKTFEELTQEVKPMLEGDFLWCMDDLLPLFLYVVIRARIRNLGAEVSLIEDLMDPNIQHGEMGLMFTTLKACYIQIQHESTT; this is encoded by the exons GGGCACCATCTACATGTGGGGGGAGAACACTGCAGGACAGTGTGGGCTGACTGACAGAGGTGCAGTCACAAACATTACAG TTTCAGAACCATGCCCGGTCAGTGTTGTTGACAGTGAGGTCGTTCCTCCAGCGGTGGTTCGGGTTGTGGATCTGGCCTGTGGACGGGAGCACAGCCTGGCTCTGTCGTCCCAGAACGAGCTGTGGGCCTGGGGCAGTGGCTGCCAGCTCGGCCTGGTCACAAACACTTTCCCTGTGTGGAGACCACAAAAG GTGGAGCACTTGGCTGGCAGACACGTAATTCAG GTGGCTTGTGGTGCCTACCACAGCCTGGCCCTGGTTCGCAGTTTAGCTCCTCAGAACTACAATACCAGGAACCCCCCTGAGAAATGGGAGCGGGGCCAGTCACCTCACTACTCggtgacagagagggaggagccGTTTACAGTTGATGATGCTCACTACTGTCCACTGGGGGTGGAGCTGACTGAAGTCTTGACAGGCGAG ACCTCTCCCGGGAGAAGAGGCCCCAGACGAAGGCTCCAACCTGGGGGAAGGTCAGCTGGCAGCAGCTCTGGCCCTGGAGCCAGTTCATGCCCATTTCCTAAGGACCGCAAATTTACCACTAAACA GGAGAATCTCCCAGTTAGCGCCAATCTCAAGCCCGATGGGCACGCTGACCATCTaactcagacagacagcagcccCAAGTCCCACCCACTGTCAGGCTGGGGGGCCAATAAGAACTCCGTTTTCCCTGACGAGATGGAGCTCCAGAACCTCCTCCAGAAACTCTCTGGTCACTCATTAGAGACGCAACACACCACTGGCCCAGGGGATACTGACTCACTGAGCAGTCACACTTCAG ATGACAGCTGTGTATCTTCAACTCCTTCAGTGGATCTGTTCACCTCTAGTTACAAAGACGAATTGCCAATTAAGAGTCAAACCCACAA TAACAGTGGAGTGTCTGGGCCATACTCCTCCTCCCCTGTGTGTTTGGAAGAAGTTCAGCTTTGTCTGGAGGCGGAGAACAAGGCACTGCAGGAGCAGAAGAGCTCTAGTCTTACAAATATAAACCAGAAGGGGAAAACAGCAATAAACAGGAGACGCTCACTGCCTGGAACGCCCACCCATGGTAGGAATG ggTCTCCACGGCGACGGCGGCATTGTGCCTGCAGGCCATCCTCTGCCGGTCGGACCCAGGCCGCAGCaccagaggagacaggagacgGGTTGCCATCTCTAGAGACAGAAGTGTGGAGCTGGGGCCGCGGGTCTGAGGGGCAACTAGGCCACGGAGATCAGCTTGCTAG actCCAGCCTCTGTGTATTAAGTCTTTGAAAGGCGAAGAAGTAATCAAAGTTGCCGCAGGATCACACCATTCAATGGCCCTCAGTGCTCAGTGCCAG gtgtaCTCGTGGGGCAGCAACATGTGTGGACAGCTCGGTCATGTCAACAGCCCTGTCACTGTTCCTCATAAGGCGAAG CTGTCCAATGGTCTCCGGGTCTGGGACGTGTCGGCCGGTCAGAGCCACTCCCTCCTCCTGGCGGACGGAGAATGTGTCCAGCCGATCCTGTTATACTGTGGCCAGCATCAAGAGCCAACGTCAGCGCAGAGTCAAAGGTCATGCCGGAGGTTACCCAACAGGGTGGAGAGTTATACAGTCAGACCCACCCTGCTGCCTTTGTGCATGGAG atggGTTATATTAGCAGTGTGTGCTGTGGTGGTCAGAGCTGCGCAGTGTTGGCAGACCAGAACGTCATGGGCTTCATCGCAGCTATCCACGAGCTGGCTTCCAGGGAGAGACACTTCTATTGCTGGTTGAGCAACGTCAGGAAACTCCTCCTCACCCCACTACGTAACAGAG AGGGTGTGTGCCCGTCATTAGGTAAGCCGTGCActcatctcttcttctctctctgtgagaGTTTTGTGCGTCTGAGCGTCCTGATCGGTCGACACTCCACATCACTCAGCTACTTCCTGCATGATGTGCAGGGCCGTGATGTCACGTCCCTTCCACTGCTGACGCACACTGAACACTTCCTGGACATTTATAAAGA gtatTGCTCTGCACTAGGTAACTTCCAGGTGATGGGTGGATTCCAGTCACTCCATAAACTCTCTAT TGAGTGTTTGGGTTCTCAGCAGACCATGCTCACTCAGCTGTGTGTTTCCGATCAGTCTGCCAGTGGTGATGTTGATCTGGTTTCATTGTTGTACTGgcctctgcagcagctccaccaATATAGCCGAGCCCTGCTCAAACTAGCAGCCTGCTATGATGTG TTAACTATAGAGTATCAGTCCCTCCATCAGGGCTGTAGTCAGTATGAGTCGCTGTCTTTGTCCCTgttgaggaggaagaaggaggctGAAACTACATTTCTCTTCTGGAAGAGTCACTCTGGAAAAAATACT GAGGTTCTGCGTCTCCCGCAGCGTCGTGTAGTGTGTGAAAGCAGCGGCAACAGATCTCTGACCCTGCAGAACGCCGGGCGGTTCTCCAACCACTGGTTCATACTCTTCAACGATGCACTGGtgcacacacag TTCTCCACACATCACATCTATCCTCTGACTTGTCTGTGGGTGAAACCAgttactgaaaacagcagcgGACT CTATGCCATCAAAATTACATGCCCAGAGGAGAGTTTCACCCTGGTCGCCTCAACGCCACAGGAGAAG AACAAGTGGCTACGATCTCTTAACCAGGCAGTGGATCAGGTGCTGGGTGGTGGAGGTAAGGGGTCATCTCCAGGGATGACGGCGATGTCTCGTACAGCCTCCTACACGTTTACTGGAGAGGGACGGTTTAAAGACGCCCAGTACACCGGGGGCTGGCTGGCAGGACGAGTTCATGGCAG AGGAACCATGAAGTGGCCAGATGGACGAACATACACTGGGAACTTAAAGAGTGGACTAGAGGATGG ctATGGGGAGTGTATAATACCTAACAAAGTGCTGAATAAACCAGAAAGCTACCACGGACACTGGAGAGATGGCAAGATCCATGGTTTCGGGAAGTACAA GTATGCCAGTGGCGAGGTGTACGAGGGCTGTTTCTGTGACGGGCAGCGGCATGGTTACGGTATGCTGAGCTCTGGTAAACAGGTCAGGACTTCCTCCAGCGTTTTCATTGGCCAGTGGGTCCAGGACAGGAAGACAGGATATGGAGTCTATGATGACATCACCAG AGGTGAGAAGTATATGGGACTGTGGCAGGATGACCAGTGGCACGGCAGCGCTGTGGTTGTCACCCAGTACGGTGTGTACTATGAAGGGACCTTCAAAGAGAACAGGATGAGT GGTCCAGGGCTGTTGGTGTCAGATGATGACACAGCTTTCCATGGGGAGTTTTCTGATGACTGGAATGTCAACGGGAAG GGTGTTTTGTCCCTGGCTAACGGTGATTGTCTAGAAGGCCTGTTCAGTGGAGAGTGGAGCACTGGGCTGAAAGTGGTTGGAACGTACACCAAACCAGCTGCTGATGAACCTGAGAACAGGGACAGAAACAGACTGTT caGGTTGGGTCAGTATGTGGTGCCTGCAGGTCAGAGGTGGAGCTGTGTGTTTAATGAATGTTGGAGTCGACTGGGCTGTGAtgcagcagggagaggagagaggaccaCAGCCTGGGAGAACATCGCTGTCACTATAACAACTGCACAGCGACACAG CCCAGACCTCAGTAGGTCTCAGAGCAAAGTATTGGAGTGTTTGGAGTTTATTCCCCAGCATGGAGAGCCTGTCACCACGGCAAACTATGACAACATAAGAAGATATCTCATCAAG GCCTGTGAGACCCCCATCCACCCTCTGGGCTGGCTGGTGGAGACGTTGGTGACCGTCTACAGGATGACTTACGTTGGCGTCGGATCCAACCGCAGGCTGCTCAGGCAGGCGGTCCAGGAGGTCCAGGCTTACCTCACACAGTACTACAGCATCGTCAG GTTTCTGTTTCCAGGGTTACCAGATGATGGCGGCGTCATCCCAGACCCCCCTGCCTCTCCATCCAAAAGCAGACATAACTCTAACACAGCAGAGCAAAG TGTTGTGGTGGTGAgctgctcctctctgctcctccctctgctgctccctCAACTCTACCCTCCTCTCTTTACCCTGTACTgcctgcaggaggagcagcaggaggcccAGTACTGGGAGCGCATCCTCCGACTCAACAGACAGCCCGACCAGTCACTGCTCAGCTTCCTGGGAGTGCAGGA aaAGTTCTGGCCAGTGTGGATGTCAATTCTGGGGGAGAAAAAGCAG ATTGTGTCCAGCAGTAAAGATGCCtgctttgtttctgctgtggaGACACTCCAGCAAATCAG CACCACCTTCACTCCGTCAGACAAACTCCTGGTCATCCAGAAAACATTTGAGGAGCTGACCCAGGAAGTAAAACCTATGCTGGAAGGGGATTTCTTGTGGTGCATGGATGACCtgctccccctcttcctctatGTGGTTATCAGGGCTAG gaTCAGGAACCTGGGAGCTGAGGTCAGTCTGATAGAGGATCTGATGGATCCCAACATTCAGCATGGAGAGATGGGACTGATGTTCACAACACTGAAG GCGTGCTATATCCAGATTCAGCACGAGTCAACTACGTAG
- the LOC120801268 gene encoding alsin-like isoform X3, producing the protein MEKREESPAYEQDPAPPERGLLNIWQSAGPSEQLCPERVLLSRPVLQASLGEHHGLLLTQGGQVYSFGELLWRDLSIPASAPVLEVSLLGKTVVRVAAGGFHCGALSEQGTIYMWGENTAGQCGLTDRGAVTNITVSEPCPVSVVDSEVVPPAVVRVVDLACGREHSLALSSQNELWAWGSGCQLGLVTNTFPVWRPQKVEHLAGRHVIQVACGAYHSLALVRSLAPQNYNTRNPPEKWERGQSPHYSVTEREEPFTVDDAHYCPLGVELTEVLTGETSPGRRGPRRRLQPGGRSAGSSSGPGASSCPFPKDRKFTTKQENLPVSANLKPDGHADHLTQTDSSPKSHPLSGWGANKNSVFPDEMELQNLLQKLSGHSLETQHTTGPGDTDSLSSHTSDDSCVSSTPSVDLFTSSYKDELPIKSQTHNNSGVSGPYSSSPVCLEEVQLCLEAENKALQEQKSSSLTNINQKGKTAINRRRSLPGTPTHGSPRRRRHCACRPSSAGRTQAAAPEETGDGLPSLETEVWSWGRGSEGQLGHGDQLARLQPLCIKSLKGEEVIKVAAGSHHSMALSAQCQVYSWGSNMCGQLGHVNSPVTVPHKAKLSNGLRVWDVSAGQSHSLLLADGECVQPILLYCGQHQEPTSAQSQRSCRRLPNRVESYTVRPTLLPLCMEMGYISSVCCGGQSCAVLADQNVMGFIAAIHELASRERHFYCWLSNVRKLLLTPLRNREGVCPSLGKPCTHLFFSLCESFVRLSVLIGRHSTSLSYFLHDVQGRDVTSLPLLTHTEHFLDIYKEYCSALGNFQVMGGFQSLHKLSIECLGSQQTMLTQLCVSDQSASGDVDLVSLLYWPLQQLHQYSRALLKLAACYDVLTIEYQSLHQGCSQYESLSLSLLRRKKEAETTFLFWKSHSGKNTEVLRLPQRRVVCESSGNRSLTLQNAGRFSNHWFILFNDALVHTQGAIPSQSFFSTHHIYPLTCLWVKPVTENSSGLYAIKITCPEESFTLVASTPQEKNKWLRSLNQAVDQVLGGGGKGSSPGMTAMSRTASYTFTGEGRFKDAQYTGGWLAGRVHGRGTMKWPDGRTYTGNLKSGLEDGYGECIIPNKVLNKPESYHGHWRDGKIHGFGKYKYASGEVYEGCFCDGQRHGYGMLSSGKQVRTSSSVFIGQWVQDRKTGYGVYDDITRGEKYMGLWQDDQWHGSAVVVTQYGVYYEGTFKENRMSGPGLLVSDDDTAFHGEFSDDWNVNGKGVLSLANGDCLEGLFSGEWSTGLKVVGTYTKPAADEPENRDRNRLFRLGQYVVPAGQRWSCVFNECWSRLGCDAAGRGERTTAWENIAVTITTAQRHSPDLSRSQSKVLECLEFIPQHGEPVTTANYDNIRRYLIKACETPIHPLGWLVETLVTVYRMTYVGVGSNRRLLRQAVQEVQAYLTQYYSIVRFLFPGLPDDGGVIPDPPASPSKSRHNSNTAEQSVVVVSCSSLLLPLLLPQLYPPLFTLYCLQEEQQEAQYWERILRLNRQPDQSLLSFLGVQEKFWPVWMSILGEKKQIVSSSKDACFVSAVETLQQISTTFTPSDKLLVIQKTFEELTQEVKPMLEGDFLWCMDDLLPLFLYVVIRARIRNLGAEVSLIEDLMDPNIQHGEMGLMFTTLKACYIQIQHESTT; encoded by the exons GGGCACCATCTACATGTGGGGGGAGAACACTGCAGGACAGTGTGGGCTGACTGACAGAGGTGCAGTCACAAACATTACAG TTTCAGAACCATGCCCGGTCAGTGTTGTTGACAGTGAGGTCGTTCCTCCAGCGGTGGTTCGGGTTGTGGATCTGGCCTGTGGACGGGAGCACAGCCTGGCTCTGTCGTCCCAGAACGAGCTGTGGGCCTGGGGCAGTGGCTGCCAGCTCGGCCTGGTCACAAACACTTTCCCTGTGTGGAGACCACAAAAG GTGGAGCACTTGGCTGGCAGACACGTAATTCAG GTGGCTTGTGGTGCCTACCACAGCCTGGCCCTGGTTCGCAGTTTAGCTCCTCAGAACTACAATACCAGGAACCCCCCTGAGAAATGGGAGCGGGGCCAGTCACCTCACTACTCggtgacagagagggaggagccGTTTACAGTTGATGATGCTCACTACTGTCCACTGGGGGTGGAGCTGACTGAAGTCTTGACAGGCGAG ACCTCTCCCGGGAGAAGAGGCCCCAGACGAAGGCTCCAACCTGGGGGAAGGTCAGCTGGCAGCAGCTCTGGCCCTGGAGCCAGTTCATGCCCATTTCCTAAGGACCGCAAATTTACCACTAAACA GGAGAATCTCCCAGTTAGCGCCAATCTCAAGCCCGATGGGCACGCTGACCATCTaactcagacagacagcagcccCAAGTCCCACCCACTGTCAGGCTGGGGGGCCAATAAGAACTCCGTTTTCCCTGACGAGATGGAGCTCCAGAACCTCCTCCAGAAACTCTCTGGTCACTCATTAGAGACGCAACACACCACTGGCCCAGGGGATACTGACTCACTGAGCAGTCACACTTCAG ATGACAGCTGTGTATCTTCAACTCCTTCAGTGGATCTGTTCACCTCTAGTTACAAAGACGAATTGCCAATTAAGAGTCAAACCCACAA TAACAGTGGAGTGTCTGGGCCATACTCCTCCTCCCCTGTGTGTTTGGAAGAAGTTCAGCTTTGTCTGGAGGCGGAGAACAAGGCACTGCAGGAGCAGAAGAGCTCTAGTCTTACAAATATAAACCAGAAGGGGAAAACAGCAATAAACAGGAGACGCTCACTGCCTGGAACGCCCACCCATG ggTCTCCACGGCGACGGCGGCATTGTGCCTGCAGGCCATCCTCTGCCGGTCGGACCCAGGCCGCAGCaccagaggagacaggagacgGGTTGCCATCTCTAGAGACAGAAGTGTGGAGCTGGGGCCGCGGGTCTGAGGGGCAACTAGGCCACGGAGATCAGCTTGCTAG actCCAGCCTCTGTGTATTAAGTCTTTGAAAGGCGAAGAAGTAATCAAAGTTGCCGCAGGATCACACCATTCAATGGCCCTCAGTGCTCAGTGCCAG gtgtaCTCGTGGGGCAGCAACATGTGTGGACAGCTCGGTCATGTCAACAGCCCTGTCACTGTTCCTCATAAGGCGAAG CTGTCCAATGGTCTCCGGGTCTGGGACGTGTCGGCCGGTCAGAGCCACTCCCTCCTCCTGGCGGACGGAGAATGTGTCCAGCCGATCCTGTTATACTGTGGCCAGCATCAAGAGCCAACGTCAGCGCAGAGTCAAAGGTCATGCCGGAGGTTACCCAACAGGGTGGAGAGTTATACAGTCAGACCCACCCTGCTGCCTTTGTGCATGGAG atggGTTATATTAGCAGTGTGTGCTGTGGTGGTCAGAGCTGCGCAGTGTTGGCAGACCAGAACGTCATGGGCTTCATCGCAGCTATCCACGAGCTGGCTTCCAGGGAGAGACACTTCTATTGCTGGTTGAGCAACGTCAGGAAACTCCTCCTCACCCCACTACGTAACAGAG AGGGTGTGTGCCCGTCATTAGGTAAGCCGTGCActcatctcttcttctctctctgtgagaGTTTTGTGCGTCTGAGCGTCCTGATCGGTCGACACTCCACATCACTCAGCTACTTCCTGCATGATGTGCAGGGCCGTGATGTCACGTCCCTTCCACTGCTGACGCACACTGAACACTTCCTGGACATTTATAAAGA gtatTGCTCTGCACTAGGTAACTTCCAGGTGATGGGTGGATTCCAGTCACTCCATAAACTCTCTAT TGAGTGTTTGGGTTCTCAGCAGACCATGCTCACTCAGCTGTGTGTTTCCGATCAGTCTGCCAGTGGTGATGTTGATCTGGTTTCATTGTTGTACTGgcctctgcagcagctccaccaATATAGCCGAGCCCTGCTCAAACTAGCAGCCTGCTATGATGTG TTAACTATAGAGTATCAGTCCCTCCATCAGGGCTGTAGTCAGTATGAGTCGCTGTCTTTGTCCCTgttgaggaggaagaaggaggctGAAACTACATTTCTCTTCTGGAAGAGTCACTCTGGAAAAAATACT GAGGTTCTGCGTCTCCCGCAGCGTCGTGTAGTGTGTGAAAGCAGCGGCAACAGATCTCTGACCCTGCAGAACGCCGGGCGGTTCTCCAACCACTGGTTCATACTCTTCAACGATGCACTGGtgcacacacag GGTGCCATTCCCTCTCAGAGCTTT TTCTCCACACATCACATCTATCCTCTGACTTGTCTGTGGGTGAAACCAgttactgaaaacagcagcgGACT CTATGCCATCAAAATTACATGCCCAGAGGAGAGTTTCACCCTGGTCGCCTCAACGCCACAGGAGAAG AACAAGTGGCTACGATCTCTTAACCAGGCAGTGGATCAGGTGCTGGGTGGTGGAGGTAAGGGGTCATCTCCAGGGATGACGGCGATGTCTCGTACAGCCTCCTACACGTTTACTGGAGAGGGACGGTTTAAAGACGCCCAGTACACCGGGGGCTGGCTGGCAGGACGAGTTCATGGCAG AGGAACCATGAAGTGGCCAGATGGACGAACATACACTGGGAACTTAAAGAGTGGACTAGAGGATGG ctATGGGGAGTGTATAATACCTAACAAAGTGCTGAATAAACCAGAAAGCTACCACGGACACTGGAGAGATGGCAAGATCCATGGTTTCGGGAAGTACAA GTATGCCAGTGGCGAGGTGTACGAGGGCTGTTTCTGTGACGGGCAGCGGCATGGTTACGGTATGCTGAGCTCTGGTAAACAGGTCAGGACTTCCTCCAGCGTTTTCATTGGCCAGTGGGTCCAGGACAGGAAGACAGGATATGGAGTCTATGATGACATCACCAG AGGTGAGAAGTATATGGGACTGTGGCAGGATGACCAGTGGCACGGCAGCGCTGTGGTTGTCACCCAGTACGGTGTGTACTATGAAGGGACCTTCAAAGAGAACAGGATGAGT GGTCCAGGGCTGTTGGTGTCAGATGATGACACAGCTTTCCATGGGGAGTTTTCTGATGACTGGAATGTCAACGGGAAG GGTGTTTTGTCCCTGGCTAACGGTGATTGTCTAGAAGGCCTGTTCAGTGGAGAGTGGAGCACTGGGCTGAAAGTGGTTGGAACGTACACCAAACCAGCTGCTGATGAACCTGAGAACAGGGACAGAAACAGACTGTT caGGTTGGGTCAGTATGTGGTGCCTGCAGGTCAGAGGTGGAGCTGTGTGTTTAATGAATGTTGGAGTCGACTGGGCTGTGAtgcagcagggagaggagagaggaccaCAGCCTGGGAGAACATCGCTGTCACTATAACAACTGCACAGCGACACAG CCCAGACCTCAGTAGGTCTCAGAGCAAAGTATTGGAGTGTTTGGAGTTTATTCCCCAGCATGGAGAGCCTGTCACCACGGCAAACTATGACAACATAAGAAGATATCTCATCAAG GCCTGTGAGACCCCCATCCACCCTCTGGGCTGGCTGGTGGAGACGTTGGTGACCGTCTACAGGATGACTTACGTTGGCGTCGGATCCAACCGCAGGCTGCTCAGGCAGGCGGTCCAGGAGGTCCAGGCTTACCTCACACAGTACTACAGCATCGTCAG GTTTCTGTTTCCAGGGTTACCAGATGATGGCGGCGTCATCCCAGACCCCCCTGCCTCTCCATCCAAAAGCAGACATAACTCTAACACAGCAGAGCAAAG TGTTGTGGTGGTGAgctgctcctctctgctcctccctctgctgctccctCAACTCTACCCTCCTCTCTTTACCCTGTACTgcctgcaggaggagcagcaggaggcccAGTACTGGGAGCGCATCCTCCGACTCAACAGACAGCCCGACCAGTCACTGCTCAGCTTCCTGGGAGTGCAGGA aaAGTTCTGGCCAGTGTGGATGTCAATTCTGGGGGAGAAAAAGCAG ATTGTGTCCAGCAGTAAAGATGCCtgctttgtttctgctgtggaGACACTCCAGCAAATCAG CACCACCTTCACTCCGTCAGACAAACTCCTGGTCATCCAGAAAACATTTGAGGAGCTGACCCAGGAAGTAAAACCTATGCTGGAAGGGGATTTCTTGTGGTGCATGGATGACCtgctccccctcttcctctatGTGGTTATCAGGGCTAG gaTCAGGAACCTGGGAGCTGAGGTCAGTCTGATAGAGGATCTGATGGATCCCAACATTCAGCATGGAGAGATGGGACTGATGTTCACAACACTGAAG GCGTGCTATATCCAGATTCAGCACGAGTCAACTACGTAG